From Pusillibacter faecalis, one genomic window encodes:
- the groL gene encoding chaperonin GroEL (60 kDa chaperone family; promotes refolding of misfolded polypeptides especially under stressful conditions; forms two stacked rings of heptamers to form a barrel-shaped 14mer; ends can be capped by GroES; misfolded proteins enter the barrel where they are refolded when GroES binds), with the protein MSKLIKRGDEARKALEAGVNSLADTVKITLGPKGRNVVLDKKYGSPLITNDGVTIAKEIELDDPFENMGAQLVKEVSTKTNDVAGDGTTTATLLAQAMIHEGLKNLAAGANPIVVKKGMSKAVEAAVAEVKKQSKSVDGSKDIARVGAVSSGDDTIGQLIADAMEKVSADGVITIEESKTAETYSEVVEGMQFDRGYITPYMVTDTEKMEAVIDDAYILITDKKISVIADILPILETLVQSGKKLVIVAEDVEGEALNTLIVNRLRGTLNVVCVKAPGFGDRRKEMLQDIAILTGGTVISEEVGLELKTADISMLGRARQVKVTKETTTIVDGAGDSQAIKDRVSQIRAQIAVTTSDYDKEKLQERLAKLSGGVAVIKVGAATETEMKEKKLRIEDALNATRAAVEEGVVAGGGTIFVNVIPAVEALLSTVEGDEKTGVRIVAKALEAPIRQIAANAGLDGSVILEKVRASGKNGYGFDAYKEEYCDMVSAGIIDPAKVTRSALENAASVSSMVLTTESLVADKPEPPAPAPAAPDMGGMY; encoded by the coding sequence ATGTCTAAGCTCATCAAGCGCGGCGACGAGGCCCGCAAGGCCCTGGAAGCCGGCGTCAATTCCCTGGCCGATACCGTCAAGATCACCCTGGGCCCCAAGGGCCGCAACGTGGTTCTGGACAAGAAGTACGGCTCTCCCCTCATCACCAACGACGGCGTGACCATCGCCAAGGAGATCGAACTGGACGACCCCTTTGAGAACATGGGCGCCCAGCTGGTGAAGGAGGTCTCCACCAAGACCAACGACGTGGCCGGCGACGGCACCACCACCGCCACCCTCCTGGCCCAGGCCATGATCCACGAGGGCCTCAAGAACCTGGCCGCCGGCGCCAACCCCATCGTGGTGAAGAAGGGCATGTCCAAGGCCGTGGAGGCCGCCGTGGCCGAGGTCAAGAAGCAGTCCAAGAGCGTGGACGGCTCCAAGGACATCGCCCGCGTGGGCGCGGTGTCCTCCGGTGACGACACCATCGGTCAGCTCATCGCGGACGCCATGGAAAAGGTCAGCGCCGACGGCGTCATCACCATCGAGGAGTCCAAGACCGCTGAGACCTACAGCGAGGTGGTCGAGGGCATGCAGTTTGACCGGGGCTATATCACCCCCTATATGGTCACTGACACTGAGAAGATGGAGGCCGTCATCGACGACGCCTATATCCTCATCACCGATAAAAAGATCTCCGTGATCGCCGACATTCTGCCCATCCTGGAGACCCTGGTCCAGTCCGGCAAGAAGCTGGTGATCGTGGCCGAGGACGTGGAGGGCGAGGCCCTGAACACCCTGATCGTGAACCGTCTGCGGGGCACGCTGAACGTGGTGTGCGTGAAGGCCCCCGGCTTTGGCGACCGCCGCAAGGAGATGCTGCAGGATATCGCCATCCTCACCGGCGGCACCGTCATCAGCGAGGAGGTGGGCCTGGAGCTCAAGACCGCCGACATCTCCATGCTGGGCCGCGCCCGTCAGGTGAAGGTCACGAAGGAGACCACCACCATCGTGGACGGCGCCGGCGATTCCCAGGCCATCAAGGACCGGGTGAGCCAGATCCGCGCCCAGATTGCCGTTACCACCAGCGATTACGATAAGGAAAAGCTCCAGGAGCGCCTGGCAAAGCTCTCCGGCGGCGTGGCCGTCATCAAGGTGGGCGCTGCCACGGAGACCGAGATGAAGGAGAAGAAGCTGCGCATCGAGGATGCCCTGAACGCCACCCGCGCCGCTGTTGAGGAGGGCGTGGTCGCCGGCGGCGGCACGATCTTTGTCAACGTCATCCCCGCCGTGGAGGCTCTGCTCTCTACCGTGGAGGGCGACGAGAAGACCGGCGTGCGCATTGTCGCCAAGGCTCTGGAGGCCCCCATCCGTCAGATCGCCGCCAACGCCGGCCTGGACGGTTCCGTGATTCTGGAGAAGGTCCGCGCCTCCGGCAAGAATGGCTACGGCTTCGACGCCTATAAGGAGGAGTACTGCGACATGGTCTCCGCCGGCATCATCGACCCGGCCAAGGTGACTCGCTCCGCTCTGGAGAACGCCGCCTCCGTCAGCTCCATGGTGCTGACCACCGAGTCTCTGGTGGCCGACAAGCCCGAGCCCCCGGCTCCGGCCCCGGCAGCTCCCGACATGGGTGGGATGTATTGA